The Zonotrichia leucophrys gambelii isolate GWCS_2022_RI chromosome 23, RI_Zleu_2.0, whole genome shotgun sequence genome includes a region encoding these proteins:
- the EXTL1 gene encoding exostosin-like 1 — MQTRKKYIFLAFLASWLLLFFFGGDQLRRFALFSARKAEAPRSWPRWTDQSLLRSFAEPEELQRDGDAALLSPRERRAAWLRAYRSSRCRMETCFDLSRCERNGFKVFTYPQERGQPVSETYSKILSSIERSRYHTARPEEACLFILSADTLDRDRLSEHYVRDLEGKIHSSPLWNGGRNHLIFNLYSGTWPGYGGELGFDPGHAILARASSDSRTFRPGFDVSIPLIPREHPQRGGHRGWLAEVPPKRRFLLVFKGKRYLTGIGSGTRNALHHIHNGKDIISLTTCKHGKDWHRHKDTRCDQDNADYERFDYQELLHNSTFCIVPRGRRLGSFRFLEALQAACIPVLLSDGWELPFAEAIDWGKAAVVGSERLLLQIPSAVRCIRPERVLAFQQQTQFLWDAYFSSVDKIVHTTLEIIRDRLDPARSRSRRLWNALPGGLLVLPEFSTHLGDFPFYYLHHGYSPSKKFTAFIRAVSQAGSLSQPLLRLIQAVSGSQYCAQIVVLWSCEKPPPPSGKWPQSSVPMTIIQGRRKLSDRFFPFEAIQTDAVLSLDEDTALSTSEVDFAFSVWLSFPERIVGFPTWSHFWDAERGRWGCTSRWTNEVSMVLSAAAFYHRYYHSLFTEYLPAGLRELPACEDMLLNALVAAVTKLPPVKVTQRKQHKEGAARQAGCGDDGAAGTPPGPPPAPAGARGTEGGRRLGQRQDCLKQLENWFGYMPLVSSRLRLDPVLFKDQVSVLRKKYPSLERP, encoded by the exons ATGCAGACCaggaagaaatacattttcctgGCTTTCCTGGCCTCTTGgctcctgcttttcttcttcgGAGGGGACCAGCTGCGCCGTTTCGCTTTGTTTTCCGCCAGGAAAGCAGAAGCCCCGAGGAGCTGGCCCCGCTGGACGGATCAGTCCCTCCTCAGGAGCTTTGCAGAGCccgaggagctgcagagggatggggacgctgccctgctgtccccccgGGAGAGGCGAGCGGCCTGGCTGAGGGCCTATAGGAGCAGCAGGTGCCGCATGGAAACCTGCTTCGACCTCTCCAGGTGCGAGAGGAACGGCTTCAAGGTGTTCACCTACCCCCAGGAGCGGGGCCAGCCCGTCTCGGAGACCTACAGCAAGATCCTCAGCTCCATCGAGCGCTCGCGGTACCACACGGCCCGGCCCGAGGAAGCGTGCCTCTTCATCCTCAGCGCCGACACGCTGGACCGCGACCGCCTCTCGGAGCACTACGTGCGCGACCTGGAGGGCAAAATCCACAGCTCCCCGCTCTGGAACGGCGGCCGCAACCACCTCATCTTCAACCTCTACTCGGGCACCTGGCCCGGCTACGGCGGCGAGCTGGGCTTCGACCCCGGGCACGCCATCCTGGCCAGGGCCAGCTCCGACAGCCGCACCTTCCGGCCCGGCTTCGACGTCTCCATCCCCCTGATCCCCCGGGAGCACCCGCAGCGCGGCGGGCACCGCGGCTGGCTGGCAGAGGTGCCCCCCAAGAGGAGATTCCTGCTGGTGTTCAAGGGCAAGCGGTACCTGACGGGCATCGGCTCCGGCACGCGCAACGCGCTGCACCACATCCACAACGGGAAGGACATCATCTCCCTGACCACCTGCAAGCACGGCAAGGACTGGCACAGGCACAAGGACACGCGCTGTGACCAGGACAACGCGGACTATGAGAG GTTTGattaccaggagctgctgcacaacTCCACGTTCTGCATCGTGCCCCGGGGCAGGCGCCTGGGCTCCTTCCGCTTCCTGGAGGCTCTGCAG GCCGCCTGCATCCCGGTGCTGCTGAGCGacggctgggagctgcccttcGCCGAGGCCATCGACTGGGGcaaggctgctgtggtgggCAGCGagaggctcctgctgcag ATCCCCTCTGCCGTGCGCTGCATCCGCCCCGAGCGTGTGCTGGCCTTCCAGCAGCAGACGCAGTTCCTGTGGGATGCCTACTTCTCCTCGGTGGACAAGATCGTGCACACCACGCTGGAG ATCATCCGGGACCGGCTGGACCCggcccgctcccgctcccgccgcctctGGAACGCGCTGCCCGGggggctcctggtgctgcccgAATTCTCCACGCACCTCGGGGATTTTCCCTTCTACTACCTGCACCACG GCTACAGTCCCTCCAAGAAGTTCACGGCTTTCATCCGGGCGGTCTCGCAGGCAGGGTcgctgtcccagcccctcctcaggcTCATCCAGGCCGTGTCTGGATCCCAGTACTGCGCCCAG ATCGTGGTCCTGTGGAGCTGCGAGAAGCCGCCACCCCCGAGCGGGAAATGGCCCCAGAGCAGCGTGCCCATGACCATCatccagggcaggaggaag CTCAGCGACCGCTTCTTCCCGTTCGAGGCCATCCAGACGGACGCGGTGCTGAGCCTGGACGAGGACACCGCCCTGTCCACCAGCGAG GTGGATTTTGCCTTCTCGGTGTGGCTCAGCTTCCCCGAGCGCATCGTGGGCTTCCCCACGTGGAGCCACTTCTGGGACGCCGAGCGGGGCCGCTGGGGCTGCACGTCCCGCTGGACCAACGAGGTCTCCATGGTGCTCAGCGCCGCCGCCTTCTACCACCG GTACTACCACAGCCTCTTCACCGAGTACCTGcccgcggggctgcgggagctgcCGGCCTGCGAGGACATGCTGCTGAACGCGCTGGTGGCCGCTGTCACCAAGCTGCCGCCCGTCAAGGTGACCCAGCGCAAGCAGCACAAGGAGGGGGCGGCCCGGCAGGCGGGCTGCGGCGATGATGGGGCTGCGGGGAcccccccgggcccgccccccGCTCCGGCCGGGGCACGGGGCACGGAGGGCGGCCGGCGGCTCGGGCAGCGCCAGGACTGCCTGAAGCAGCTGGAGAACTGGTTCGGCTACATGCCCCTGGTGTCCTCCCGGCTGCGCCTCGACCCCGTCCTCTTCAAGGACCAGGTGTCGGTGCTGCGCAAGAAATACCCGAGCCTGGAGAGGCCGTGA